One genomic window of Hymenobacter sp. J193 includes the following:
- the aroQ gene encoding type II 3-dehydroquinate dehydratase — protein sequence MQILLLNGPNLNLLGHREPGIYGSRSFDDYLPELREAFPHLTLEYFQSNHEGALIDKLHEVGFTYHGVVLNAGGFTHTSVALADAVAAINTPVVEVHLTNLHAREEFRQKSLIGRNCVGSIAGFKLESYKLALHYFDGLRPKRVGFKV from the coding sequence ATGCAAATTCTTCTGCTCAACGGCCCCAACCTCAACCTGCTGGGCCACCGCGAGCCGGGCATCTACGGCTCCCGCTCCTTCGACGACTACCTGCCCGAGCTGCGCGAAGCCTTTCCGCACCTCACCCTCGAATACTTCCAGAGCAACCACGAAGGCGCCCTCATTGATAAGCTGCACGAAGTGGGCTTCACTTACCACGGCGTGGTGCTGAACGCGGGCGGCTTCACGCACACCAGCGTGGCCCTGGCCGATGCCGTGGCCGCCATCAACACGCCCGTGGTGGAGGTGCACCTAACCAACCTGCACGCCCGCGAGGAGTTCCGCCAGAAAAGCCTCATCGGTCGCAACTGCGTGGGCAGCATTGCCGGCTTCAAGCTCGAAAGCTACAAGCTGGCCCTGCACTACTTCGACGGCCTGCGCCCCAAGCGCGTGGGCTTTAAGGTGTAA
- a CDS encoding IS5 family transposase: MVDGYQPLTDSQWQVIKSLLPTQRRRRLCLRQVFNALLYVCRTGCQWRALPPQFPPWTAVYYYFYRWQRLGLWQQLNTVVNALDRVAHGREPTPALACIDSQSVKLAPRIYEHRGLDAHKLVNGRKRQLLVDSGGRIWAAHVHAAHRHDSTGALALLPQRPWWARRLQLVLTDAAYRGRFAQQLLRLGLVQQISSRPPTLHGFVPLARRWVVERTFAWLACFRRVVVDYEFTPASHVTWLLLANITMSLNRS, from the coding sequence ATGGTTGATGGCTACCAACCCCTTACTGACTCGCAGTGGCAAGTTATCAAGTCGCTGCTGCCCACGCAACGACGGCGGCGCTTGTGTTTGCGGCAGGTGTTCAACGCCTTACTGTATGTGTGCCGCACGGGCTGCCAGTGGCGGGCGCTGCCCCCACAGTTTCCACCCTGGACGGCGGTTTACTACTATTTCTATCGCTGGCAACGGCTGGGTCTGTGGCAGCAACTCAATACGGTCGTCAACGCCCTGGACCGAGTCGCACACGGCCGCGAACCGACTCCGGCGCTGGCCTGCATAGATAGCCAAAGCGTCAAGCTGGCCCCGCGCATCTACGAGCACCGCGGCCTGGACGCGCACAAGCTCGTCAACGGCCGCAAACGCCAGCTCCTAGTGGATTCCGGCGGGCGTATCTGGGCCGCGCACGTGCACGCGGCCCACCGCCACGACAGCACCGGCGCCCTGGCATTGCTGCCCCAGCGGCCTTGGTGGGCACGGCGCCTGCAGCTTGTGCTGACCGATGCGGCCTACCGTGGGCGCTTTGCCCAGCAACTGCTGCGGTTGGGCCTAGTCCAACAAATTAGTAGTCGGCCGCCTACCCTGCACGGCTTCGTACCCCTGGCCCGGCGCTGGGTCGTCGAGCGCACCTTCGCCTGGCTGGCCTGCTTTCGCCGCGTCGTAGTCGATTACGAATTTACCCCCGCTAGCCATGTCACGTGGCTGTTATTGGCCAACATCACCATGTCGCTCAATCGGTCCTAA
- the xerD gene encoding site-specific tyrosine recombinase XerD, with protein sequence MSTWPIYQKQFDGYLRLEKSLSGNSVEAYSRDVQKLRQFLALRQLTLRPQEIGPELLREFLAWLGELELSATSQARTLSGLKAFFHFLIMEDQLSIDPTDTLEAPKTGRKLPDTLSYQEIVQLLESIDLSTNEGTRNRAILEVLYSSGLRVSELTELRLSNVYAEEGFVRVTGKGNKERLVPIGGDALKHVGFYLSGVRCHLDIQPGHEDHVFLNKRGTKLSRVMIFNIIKAAADKAGVRKSISPHTFRHSFATHLIEGGADLRAVQEMLGHESITTTEIYTHLDRDYLRQVITEFHPRS encoded by the coding sequence ATGTCCACCTGGCCTATCTACCAAAAGCAATTCGACGGCTACCTGCGGCTGGAAAAGTCTTTGTCCGGCAACTCCGTGGAGGCCTACAGCCGCGACGTGCAGAAGCTGCGGCAGTTTCTGGCTCTGCGCCAGCTTACCCTGCGGCCGCAGGAAATCGGGCCGGAGCTGCTGCGCGAGTTTCTGGCCTGGCTGGGTGAGCTGGAGCTAAGCGCCACGTCTCAGGCCCGCACGCTCTCGGGGCTAAAGGCGTTTTTCCACTTCCTCATTATGGAAGACCAGCTCAGCATCGACCCCACCGACACGCTGGAAGCGCCCAAAACCGGCCGCAAGCTGCCCGATACGCTTAGCTACCAGGAGATAGTACAGCTGCTGGAGTCCATTGATCTGAGTACCAACGAGGGTACCCGCAACCGCGCCATTCTGGAAGTGCTTTACTCCTCGGGCCTGCGCGTGAGCGAGCTGACGGAGCTGCGCCTTTCCAACGTGTACGCCGAGGAAGGCTTCGTGCGCGTGACGGGCAAAGGCAATAAGGAGCGGCTCGTGCCCATCGGCGGCGACGCCCTCAAGCACGTGGGCTTCTACCTGAGCGGGGTGCGCTGCCACCTCGACATTCAGCCCGGCCACGAAGACCATGTGTTCCTCAACAAGCGCGGCACCAAACTCTCGCGCGTCATGATCTTCAACATCATCAAGGCCGCCGCCGACAAAGCCGGGGTGCGCAAGAGCATCAGCCCACACACGTTTCGCCACTCCTTTGCTACTCACCTGATTGAAGGAGGGGCCGACCTGCGTGCCGTGCAGGAAATGCTGGGCCACGAAAGCATCACCACCACCGAAATCTACACCCACCTCGACCGGGACTACCTGCGCCAGGTTATCACCGAGTTTCACCCGCGCAGCTAA